The proteins below come from a single Garra rufa chromosome 3, GarRuf1.0, whole genome shotgun sequence genomic window:
- the fgf4 gene encoding fibroblast growth factor 4, with product MSVHSALLPILVLGLMTSSVRCAPLPGGQNGPVERRWETLYSRSLARIPGEKRDISRDSDYLTGIKRLRRLYCNVGIGFHLQVLPDGRITGVHNENRYSLLEISPVERGVVTLFGVRSGLFVAMNSKGKLFGSAQFTDECKFKENLLANNYNAYESLAHPGMYIGLSKTGKTKKGNRVSTSMTVTHFLPRI from the exons ATGAGTGTCCACTCGGCCCTATTACCAATACTGGTCTTAGGACTTATGACAAGCTCAGTGCGCTGCGCTCCGCTGCCCGGTGGGCAGAACGGACCCGTGGAGCGACGCTGGGAGACCCTCTACTCGCGTTCTCTAGCCCGAATCCCCGGGGAGAAAAGAGATATCAGCCGGGACAGTGATTATCTCACGGGCATTAAAAGACTGCGACGTCTCTACTGCAATGTTGGCATTGGGTTTCATCTCCAAGTATTACCGGACGGTAGAATTACCGGCGTGCACAACGAAAACCGTTACA GTCTTCTTGAGATATCTCCGGTGGAGAGGGGAGTTGTGACACTGTTTGGCGTCCGGAGCGGGCTATTCGTGGCCATGAACAGCAAAGGGAAGCTTTTCGGATCT GCGCAGTTCACAGATGAATGCAAATTCAAAGAAAACCTCCTTGCAAATAATTACAATGCGTACGAATCGCTGGCACATCCCGGGATGTACATCGGACTAAGTAAGACTggcaaaacaaaaaaaggaaatcGAGTATCGACATCCATGACGGTGACACATTTCTTGCCTAGAATTTGA